In Natronomonas halophila, one DNA window encodes the following:
- a CDS encoding sodium:calcium antiporter, producing MLYELGGLFGGLLLLVYGSDRTVDSASAFAHALGVSTLFIGITIVAVGSSLPEIATSIYGSVYDTGDFVIAHIVGSATSQITLGIGVLALTASLTFERRTVYRYGTAMVAAMAIMLVAVWGGRISRLLGAVMVVLYAFFLLFRFEHDGYRQSVESRVESDRSVPRLTVQFVVGIAMVIVGGHLLITGARGVAVELGVPWYLLGVVTGLGTTIPEIAIGASSIYHDEESIAVGTLLGSNITDPLFSLGIGAAVGTIAISDPRVAVVGTAYMLAASATVLLLAYWRETFGRAEGILCVLLYLPTYLVG from the coding sequence ATGCTCTACGAACTCGGGGGCCTGTTCGGCGGACTGCTGTTGCTCGTTTACGGCAGCGACCGGACGGTCGACTCGGCCTCGGCGTTCGCCCACGCGCTCGGCGTCTCGACGCTCTTTATCGGCATCACCATCGTCGCCGTCGGGAGTTCCCTGCCGGAAATCGCGACGTCGATTTACGGGTCGGTCTACGACACCGGCGATTTCGTCATCGCCCACATCGTCGGCTCGGCGACGTCACAGATTACGCTCGGTATCGGCGTTCTCGCACTCACGGCGTCGCTTACCTTCGAGCGCCGGACGGTCTACCGGTACGGGACTGCGATGGTCGCCGCCATGGCCATTATGCTGGTCGCCGTCTGGGGCGGCCGCATCTCGCGACTCCTCGGGGCGGTCATGGTCGTGCTATACGCCTTCTTCCTGCTCTTTCGGTTCGAACACGACGGCTATCGCCAGTCGGTCGAATCGCGGGTCGAGTCGGACCGGTCGGTTCCGCGTCTCACGGTCCAGTTCGTCGTCGGCATCGCGATGGTCATCGTCGGCGGCCATCTCCTGATTACGGGCGCGAGGGGCGTCGCCGTCGAACTCGGCGTGCCGTGGTACCTCCTCGGCGTCGTCACCGGCCTCGGAACGACGATTCCGGAAATCGCTATCGGCGCCTCCTCGATTTACCACGACGAGGAATCCATCGCCGTCGGGACGCTGCTGGGGAGCAACATCACCGACCCGCTCTTCTCGCTGGGTATCGGCGCCGCCGTCGGCACTATCGCCATCAGCGACCCACGGGTTGCCGTCGTCGGGACGGCCTACATGCTGGCGGCGTCGGCAACCGTCCTCCTTCTGGCCTACTGGCGGGAGACGTTCGGGCGGGCGGAGGGCATCCTCTGTGTCCTGCTGTACCTCCCGACGTATCTGGTCGGCTAG
- a CDS encoding universal stress protein, giving the protein MVDRLLFPTDGSDAAQDGVAYALAVAADANAELVVLHVADTSEISHTRIDGEVVDAFVREGESIVEETVGNTDTHDVDVTTDVVQGVPDETIVQYAEEYDIDAIVMPTRGRQGVEHLVGSVTERVLRRAPMPVLALPPGVDAEAHYPYEDILVAVDGSDPSDAAVVAAADAARRHGASLHLVHVVEESLLGGRFPGSTEDVETEAESILDAATEGIESTFSGSVTTSVQQASSVEKGLLDYAEANGIDLVVSGSSGGSGLGQYLIGSTTEKLIRNAPVPVMAVPEES; this is encoded by the coding sequence ATGGTCGACCGTCTCCTCTTTCCGACGGACGGCAGCGACGCCGCACAGGACGGAGTCGCCTACGCGCTCGCGGTGGCGGCCGACGCGAACGCCGAACTCGTCGTCCTCCACGTCGCCGACACCTCCGAAATCAGCCACACGCGTATCGACGGCGAGGTCGTCGATGCGTTCGTCCGCGAGGGTGAATCCATCGTCGAGGAGACGGTCGGAAACACCGATACGCACGACGTCGACGTGACGACGGACGTGGTGCAGGGCGTCCCCGACGAAACCATCGTCCAGTACGCCGAGGAGTACGACATCGACGCCATCGTGATGCCGACCCGCGGCCGGCAGGGCGTCGAACACCTCGTCGGCAGCGTCACCGAACGGGTCCTCCGACGCGCGCCGATGCCCGTCCTCGCGCTCCCGCCCGGCGTCGATGCCGAGGCACACTATCCCTACGAAGACATCCTCGTCGCCGTCGACGGCAGCGACCCCTCGGATGCGGCGGTGGTCGCCGCCGCGGACGCGGCGCGACGCCACGGGGCCTCGCTTCACCTCGTCCACGTCGTCGAGGAATCGCTTCTCGGTGGTCGGTTCCCCGGGTCAACGGAGGACGTCGAAACCGAAGCCGAATCGATACTCGATGCGGCCACCGAGGGCATCGAATCGACGTTCTCGGGGTCAGTGACGACGAGCGTCCAGCAGGCTTCGTCGGTCGAGAAGGGCCTGCTCGACTACGCCGAGGCCAACGGCATCGACCTCGTCGTCTCCGGGTCCAGCGGCGGGTCGGGGCTGGGCCAGTATCTCATCGGGAGCACGACAGAGAAGCTGATTCGCAACGCGCCGGTACCCGTGATGGCCGTCCCCGAGGAATCGTAG